From the Deinococcus gobiensis I-0 genome, the window TGCGGCGTGTAGCATGAGGCAAATACCACATGTCGCACCTAGCTTGATTATCTGAGATGCGACGTGTAGCATGACTCCATGCCTCAAACTCTCGGCAGCACCTTGCGCGAGCTGCGCAAAGCACGCGACCTGAATCAGTTTCAGGTTGCCGAGGCTGTGCTGGGCAGCGAAAAGCGCCAACCCGAAGTAAGCCGTTGGGAAGCCGATTTGGTCAAACCCAGCGGCCCCAACCTGTTGGCTCTGGCCACCCTCTACACTTGCTCGGCCGAGATGTTGCTACGTGTAGCATCTGGCATCGAGGAAGCAGTGGCGGTTGCTTGAGCCAAACGAAAAGGGACACCCCTTTGCCCGAGCGTCCCGCCTACGACCTGATGGAGGTCAACAACGTGGAAAAGATAGCAGGCCCCTCGCCCAAGAAGAAGCGCGCCCCCCAGCCGGAGCTGTACCTGGGAAGCATTACGACTGGCAGCGGCGTGGACATCCACAGCCCCGAGGGCAAGACCGCTCTGTTCAAGGCGCTGTTGTCCATCGCCCCCAAGCCGCAGGCCGCGCCGAAGGCCGGGTAGCACAACAAATCCCCCGCAGCTTCCTAGGGCCATCGCGGGGGATTTGGAGGATCGTTATGAAAACTGCCAACACAGTAGCACCCCAACAGCCCACCCCGCGCGTCTTGCACCTCCAGCCCGGCGAGACCCACCCTTACCGAGGCTTCGAGATCTATCTCTCCGATGTGAGCCGCCGCCTAGTCGCGCCCTACTTCGTGACCGGCCTCAAGCGCTACTGCCGCGACGTGACCCATGGTGAGGAACTGATCGACGCGCATCATGCCGCGCTGGCCCTGCCACGCGAGCCGGGCAGCATCCGCGTCCTGGCGGCCGACGTGCGGGTCACGAATAGCATGAGCGCCCACGAGAGCCGCCGCCGTTCGGAGCAGGCCCGGGGCCAAAAGCGCCAGGGGGGCAAGTTCGCGCCGGAGCGCCACCAACAGCTCGAGCAGCAGCAGGCCCAGGTCGCCGTCGCGTTGACCACGACCCCCCTGCCGGTCGACCTCGGCCGCGCCACCGAAGAGGAACTGGGTTTCGAGCCCTTCACGGTCGAGGAAATCGCGGGGATCGTTGAGCGCGCCAACAATCTCTGCGACCGCGCCTATTTCAACTGCTACGGTCCCACTCCCACGATGGACGAGTGCGCGAACCCCCTGGGCGACTTAGCAGGCATCGCGGAGCAGTTGCTGCTGGAACTCGGGAAGCAGTCCCTGGAAAACGAGCAG encodes:
- a CDS encoding helix-turn-helix transcriptional regulator; the protein is MPQTLGSTLRELRKARDLNQFQVAEAVLGSEKRQPEVSRWEADLVKPSGPNLLALATLYTCSAEMLLRVASGIEEAVAVA